Proteins from a single region of Thunnus albacares chromosome 14, fThuAlb1.1, whole genome shotgun sequence:
- the ntpcr gene encoding cancer-related nucleoside-triphosphatase codes for MIKHVFLTGPPGVGKTTLVQKACDALVSSGVGVEGFYTEEVREGGRRVGFDVVTVTGARGHLSRIRDIAGASHGRREYTVGQYVVDLPSFENLALPLFRKVGSADGGGRKVFVIDEIGKMELFSQSFIRAVRQTLDSSSCTVLGTIPIPKGKPLGLVEEVRSRRDVKVFTVSKENRNAILQDILSALQDCLKPPT; via the exons atgataaaacacgTTTTCTTGACAGGACCTCCAG GTGTGGGGAAAACCACTCTGGTTCAGAAAGCCTGTGATGCTTTAGTGTCATCAGGAGTGGGAGTTGAAGGATTTTACACAGAGGAGGTCAGGGAGGGAGGCCGGAGAGTTGGCTTTGATGTCGTCACAGTGACGGGAGCGAGGGGCCACCTGTCCAGAATCAG AGACATAGCTGGTGCATCTCATGGCAGAAGGGAATACACAGTTGGGCAGTATGTGGTTGATTTGCCTTCATTTGAAAACCTGGCTCTCCCCCTCTTCAGGAAG GTAGGGTCAGCAGATGGGGGCGGCAGGAAGGTGTTTGTCATTGACGAGATTGGGAAAATGGAGCTCTTCAGCCAGTCATTCATCAGGGCAGTGAGGCAGACTTTAGATAGCTCCTCCTGCACCGTGCTGGGCACCATCCCCATCCCCAAGGGTAAACCACTGGGTCTGGTTGAAGAGGTGCGGAGCAGGAGAGATGTCAAGGTCTTCACT GTgtctaaagaaaacagaaatgccATTCTACAAGATATTCTGTCAGCACTACAGGACTGTCTAAAACCTCCAACCTAA
- the map10 gene encoding microtubule-associated protein 10, whose translation MSGRHINDNLETLFSFELLVEYIRIEKETKVSDELALGVRLLDFPTLLIYQPEPRGEELNCQNEKRGEYAFNRGKSCVFKMNLHSLHTHLSNSPLYAMLLDVKEGIPKLVGTSLISLAKVMDRIRQDVAERGVATPSSHGERGLVGVCDLTGEKIGSISLSYKLLSLGASLLPHITERRGPKRTTVHGGQNVQESIKESNVTTKSLPSNCGKVQASAPDESDVRNRPSINEDKQDVHVATQTEHKPRSQMPQTLQDSENCFDEDLTVFCPPHLYYSNSGGKKSKNEGRDYTLLTQDSEAFTFEDTSSEEENSPATDRGVQHNTKTSSDRDQTSVGTPNVLGEALRQLPLLNALLVELSHLNGQNPHQPLSIHPNLAWIYRPTSTEPSAVQGNTPRKAHTRSSQRTRQGANLKHLHSPKNCSTPIFRPASEGQLKNKHKEALIESSRKKLVYGTTKTFNLRLKQISAAAVKRRECMELTQNETSTTKGKTKCSHKIMKSSKRKSKLNQSSSLDENIQTVIQNITADSALQDTNTLKQRNMHANKSVGKVHGKQDRESLQMSERPSCSERDIKCIHIPRVESDSVAQNKDNSEHHSESNQSQSESDKHRQKIESSASSRHSSPKSLFSDSSGEGSEEANYADDFNSLEPSDAYSPDPASSPEPARARTPKSPVRLDFRHSDSGSECVQRRAVVPVPVKACSSPHRVLRGTHIIRPRTQASALSFSSDDGDRDGSASVRTVHSRRYMTESSQTGAESVRSSRGQRSESTKNSGPVRGFSAESVSSFEPQEAEELEDELGSLDFRKEYQHISELVANKLPGYTM comes from the coding sequence ATGTCAGGACGACACATCAACGATAATCTAGAGACTCTGTTTTCATTCGAACTTTTAGTTGAATATATCCGAATCGAGAAAGAAACGAAAGTTTCCGACGAGCTGGCTCTTGGAGTACGACTGCTGGATTTCCCAACGCTACTCATTTATCAGCCTGAGCCGAGAGGTGAGGAATTGAACTGTCAGAATGAAAAGCGGGGAGAATACGCCTTTAACAGAGGCAAGTCTTGTGTCTTCAAAATGAACCTGCACTCACTGCATACCCACCTATCAAACAGCCCTCTCTATGCCATGCTGCTGGATGTGAAAGAAGGGATTCCCAAATTAGTTGGGACCTCCCTCATCTCACTGGCTAAAGTGATGGACAGAATCAGACAGGATGTCGCTGAGCGTGGTGTTGCTACCCCCTCTTCACATGGAGAGAGGGGGCTTGTTGGTGTGTGCGACCTCACAGGGGAAAAAATAGGATCTATATCCTTGAGTTATAAACTGTTAAGTCTGGGAGCTAGTTTACTGCCACACATCACAGAAAGGAGGGGCCCTAAACGCACCACAGTAcatggaggacaaaatgtacAAGAAAGCATCAAGGAGAGCAATGTAACAACAAAATCATTACCATCTAACTGTGGGAAAGTCCAGGCATCCGCACCGGATGAGTCTGATGTTAGAAACAGACCATCAATAAATGAGGATAAGCAGGATGTTCATGTTGCCACCCAGACTGAACATAAGCCAAGAAGCCAAATGCCTCAGACTCTCCAAGACAGTGAAAACTGTTTTGATGAGGACTTAACTGTATTCTGCCCCCCGCACCTTTACTACAGTAAttcaggggggaaaaaaagcaaaaatgaaggAAGGGATTACACATTATTGACACAAGACTCAGAGGCTTTTACATTTGAAGACACGTCGTCAGAGGAAGAGAATTCTCCAGCGACGGACCGGGGAGTGCAGCACAATACAAAAACGTCAAGCGACCGGGACCAAACAAGTGTGGGGACTCCAAACGTCCTCGGGGAAGCTTTAAGACAGTTGCCTCTACTAAATGCTCTTCTTGTCGAGCTGTCACACTTGAATGGACAGAACCCACACCAGCCCTTGTCTATTCATCCCAATTTAGCTTGGATTTATAGGCCTACATCCACAGAGCCTTCAGCCGTGCAGGGAAACACACCACGAAAAGCACACACCAGATCCTCACAGAGAACCAGACAGGGGGCAAATTTAAAACATCTACATTCCCCTAAAAACTGTTCTACACCAATCTTTAGGCCTGCATCTGAAGGacagctgaaaaacaaacacaaagaggctTTGATTGAGTCCAGTAGGAAAAAGCTAGTATATGGAACAACTAAAACGTTTAATCTAAGGCTCAAGCAgatctctgcagctgctgtaaAACGCCGTGAGTGCATGGAGCTAACACAGAATGAAACAAGTACAACCAAAGGAAAGACAAAATGTAGTCATAAGATCATGAAGTCCagcaaaagaaaatcaaaattaaatcaGAGCTCCAGTCTGGATGAAAATATCCAGACAGTGATACAAAACATCACAGCAGATTCAGCGCTACAAgatacaaacacactaaaacagagaaacatgcaTGCAAATAAATCTGTGGGGAAAGTTCATGGTAAACAAGACAGAGAATCTCTGCAAATGTCTGAAAGGCCTTCCTGCTCTGAAAGAGACATAAAGTGTATTCACATCCCCAGAGTGGAGAGTGACAGTGTTGcccaaaacaaagacaactCTGAGCATCACAGTGAATCTAATCAATCACAATCTGAGTCTGACaagcacagacagaaaattGAATCTTCAGCGAGCAGCAGACACAGCAGCCCAAAATCTTTATTCTCGGACTCCAGCGGGGAAGGAAGTGAGGAAGCAAACTATGCTGATGACTTTAACAGTCTTGAGCCCAGTGATGCCTACTCTCCCGACCCCGCCAGCAGTCCTGAGCCCGCTCGAGCCAGAACTCCAAAGTCTCCAGTTCGCCTTGACTTCCGCCATTCTGACTCCGGCTCTGAATGCGTCCAGAGGAGAGCAGTCGTCCCTGTGCCCGTCAAAGCATGCAGCTCTCCGCATCGGGTTCTGAGGGGTACGCACATCATACGACCTCGAACCCAGGCCTCGGCTCTCAGCTTTTCCTCTGATGACGGTGACAGAGATGGGTCAGCTTCTGTACGAACAGTGCACTCCAGAAGATACATGACAGAGAGTAGCCAGACGGGAGCAGAAAGCGTCAGGTCATCTAGAGGTCAGAGGAGTGAGTCGACCAAGAACAGCGGCCCAGTTCGAGGATTTTCTGCCGAATCAGTGTCTTCTTTTGAACCGCAGGAGGCAGAGGAACTGGAGGATGAGCTTGGATCTCTGGACTTTAGAAAAGAGTATCAGCATATCTCTGAGCTGGTGGCCAACAAGCTCCCTGGTTACACTATGTAA